In Strigops habroptila isolate Jane chromosome 4, bStrHab1.2.pri, whole genome shotgun sequence, a single genomic region encodes these proteins:
- the LOC115606734 gene encoding LOW QUALITY PROTEIN: inositol 1,4,5-trisphosphate receptor-interacting protein-like 1 (The sequence of the model RefSeq protein was modified relative to this genomic sequence to represent the inferred CDS: deleted 1 base in 1 codon; substituted 1 base at 1 genomic stop codon), with protein MAVTNLLVWVLQGLIVNVRMVSDELDEPTRDRMQQCVEMLIEEMTWLLQELEQKIQAQKSKEQSHAAWRALVFAGLRHWQFWAIAGILILLIVGLCWCFRKRSHKVGSSSKEEEDRKEKLLLRRQICTCMCNAQQVVSGRTVEPEXLVHALVENLVACQWSNSLSNGFFLELGPAIRVGSAFDYWSSREDEPAYRQLVCLKPPPRGHAFCLEPHTVAKESRIRVELRSTCTTQETVGPMLCFLHDPEEELRKKQKPSLLHTLCTGSYLDVQKTARWLQDLVRENKASVRLLRLRYYILTVLSSSRSCKVAIKDVSGRTKLVEMMFGVQLGDSDIFMSSQATEDIFTPSTTWTLSCTWAEEKFLWLMFDQTRDNSLLSCLQLCTCMVAGTGFSSYTLKTVVMHLLTTTPLSGWRRRHFLLRLDDIMRYLRCCVEEKRLDHFFCGNEKILEEIILPPALQRAKPLNLFQHLAQDPAAHEQAMQEFEELQHQLTTQLFFSGQ; from the exons ATGGCTGTCACAAACCTCCTTGTCTGGGTTCTGCAAGGGCTCATCGTGAACGTGCGCATGGTCAGTGATGAGTTGGATGAACCCACACGTGACCGCATGCAGCAGTGTGTGGAGATGCTTATCGAGGAGATGacttggctgctgcaggagctggagcagaagaTCCAGGCGCAGAAGAGCAAGGAGCAGAGTCATGCGGCCTGGAGAGCCTTGGTCTTTGCTGGCTTGCGGCACTGGCAATTCTGGGCGATTGCTGGCATCCTGATCCTCCTGATTGTCGGGCTCTGCTGGTGCTTCAGGAAAAGAAGCCATAaggtgggcagcagcagcaaagaggaggaagacaggaaggagaagctgctgctgaggcgACAGATTTGCACATGTATGTGCAATGCGCAACAAGTGGTCAGTGGACGAACTGTGGAACCGGAGT AGTTGGTGCACGCACTGGTGGAAAACCTCGTTGCTTGCCAATGGTCCAATTCCTTGTCAAATGGTTTCTTCCTGGAGCTGGGACCAGCCATCAGGGTGGGCAGCGCCTTTGATTACTGGAGTTCCCGGGAAGATGAGCCTGCCTACCGCCAGCTCGTGTGCCTGAAGCCCCCCCCCCGTGGGCATGCCTTCTGCCTGGAGCCGCACACCGTGGCAAAGGAGTCCCGCATCCGTGTCGAGCTGCGGAGCACATGCACTACTCAGGAGACGGTGGGGCCCATGCTGTGCTTCCTCCACGACCCCGAGGAAGagctgaggaagaagcagaagccCAGCCTCCTACACACCCTCTGCACCGGCTCCTATCTAGATGTGCAGAAAACTGCTCGCTGGTTGCAGGATTTGGTTAGGGAAAACAAGGCAAGTGTGCGTCTGTTACGTTTACGTTACTACATTCTGACTGTGCTGTCCTCCAGCCGCTCCTGCAAAGTGGCAATTAAAGACGTCTCTGGGAGAACCAAGCTCGTTGAGATGATGTTTGGCGTGCAGCTAGGTGACTCAGACATCTTCATGAGCAGCCAGGCTACAGAGGACATCTTCACTCCAAGCACAACGTGGACATTGAGCTGCACCTGGGCAGAGGAGAAGTTCTTGTGGCTGATGTTTGATCAGACCCGAGACAACAGCTTGCTCAGCTGCCTGCAACTCTGCACCTGCATGGTGGCGGGCACAGGCTTTTCCAGCTATACCTTGAAGACAGTGGTGATGCACCTCCTGACCACCACACCCCTGTCAGGCTGGCGCAGGAGGCATTTCCTACTGCGGCTGGATGACATCATGCGGTACCTGCGCTGCTGCGTGGAAGAGAAACGCCTCGACCACTTCTTCTGTGGTAATGAGAAGATTCTTGAGGAGATCATCTTGCCCCCAGCCTTGCAAAGAGCCAAGCCACTCAACCTCTTCCAGCATCTGGCTCAGGATCCAGCTGCCCATGAGCAGGCAATGCAGGAGTTCGAGGAGCTGCAACATCAGCTTACAACACAGCTCTTCTTCTCGGGGCAGTGA